Proteins from a single region of Harmonia axyridis chromosome 4, icHarAxyr1.1, whole genome shotgun sequence:
- the LOC123678741 gene encoding endocuticle structural glycoprotein SgAbd-4-like, which translates to MAFKYFCLLTLAAYVVAAPQGSPSTEPIPIVKQEQEVNFDGSYKYSFETGNGIKADEQGFLKNAGKEDEEIQVAQGNVEYTAPDGQVIKLTFIADENGFQPQGDHIPTPPPIPIAIQKALDFIASQPSTEEPKNE; encoded by the exons ATGGCATTTAAATAT TTCTGCCTGTTAACATTAGCTGCTTATGTAGTAGCAGCTCCTCAAGGATCTCCTTCAACTGAACCAATACCGATCGTCAAACAGGAACAGGAAGTGAACTTCGATGGATCTTATAAATACAG TTTCGAAACTGGCAATGGAATAAAAGCTGACGAACAAGGTTTTCTCAAAAATGCTGGCAAAGAGGATGAAGAGATTCAAGTAGCTCAAGGAAATGTTGAATATACTGCACCAGATGGTCAAGTCATAAAATTAACCTTCATTGCTGACGAAAATGGTTTCCAGCCACAAGGTGATCATATTCCTACACCCCCACCAATACCAATTGCTATCCAAAAAGCATTAGATTTCATAGCTTCACAGCCATCAACAGAAGAaccaaaaaatgaataa